In the Mesorhizobium sp. WSM2240 genome, GGCATTGTGCGGCACGGGCTTCGCAGCCGACCTAGTGGTCGGCATGCCTAACTGGCCGTCGGGGCAAGCGTCCGCCAACATCATCAAATACGGCATCGAGAAAAAGCTGGGCCTGGATGTCGAGGTTCGTGAAATGGGGACGCTCATCATATTCGCCGGACTGGATTCGGGCGAAGTGGACGTCCACCCGGAAGTCTGGTTGCCCAATCTCGATTCTGTCGTGAAGAAATATGTCGACGAGAGAAAGTCGGTCCAGCTCAGCCCGAAGAAGGTGTCGGCAACGCAAGGGCTTTGCGCGACGCGCGAAACAACCGAAAAGTTCGGCATCAAGGATGTTTCGGATCTGAAGGATCCGAAGAAGACGTCCGTGCTCGACACCGATGGCGACGGGCAGGGGGAAGTCTGGATTGGTGCGGAAACCTGGTCGTCGACTCCCATCGAGAGAATCCGGGCCCGAAGCTACGGCTACGCCGAAACGGTGAATTTGCTCGAAATGCCGGAGGATGTTGGCATGGCGGCAGTCGATGCAGCCGCCGCGACGAACACCCCGATCGTGTTCTACTGCTACAGTCCGCATCATGTTTTCAATCTGCACGAAATCGTCCAGCTGACCGAGCCGAAGCACGATCCAGCCAAATGGAACATCGTCCTGCCGGGCGATAATCCGGCGAACTGGCTCTCCAAATCATCCGCGCCTGTGGCGTGGGCGCCGTCGCATTTCCAGATCGCGTTCGCGGCGAAAACGGGCGAGCGGCTGCCGAAAGTCGCGTCGTTTCTCTCCAACATCGACTTCACTCCGGAGGAGATCACCGAGATGAGCTACGCACTCGAGGTGGAGAGGCAGGAGCCTGCAGCGTATGCCCAGCAATGGGTTGCGACGCATGAGGACCGGTTGGAAGTCTGGTCGAAATAGAGCGAGGCGGCGTTTATGGCATTTCTTTCCCAATCCCGCGGCCGTGCCCTTGGTGCGAAGGTGGCGGCCTGTCTGGCGCTTGGCGTTGCCGTCTTCGCTACGCTCGCCTACGCCGCCGAGACGCAGATATTCGATCCGAAAACCCGCAAATGGGTTGAGTACGACCGCAAGAAAGCGCGGTCTTACTACGCCGCGCACAAGCAGGTGCCTGAAGCATTTCGCCGTCAGATCGTGAAATTCAGGACCGCCGAGAAACCCGGCACGATCATCATCGATGGAAACCAGCATTTCCTTTATCTGGTCCAGCCGAATTTCACTGCCATTCGCTACGGAATCGGCGTCGGCCGCGAGGGTTTCGGCTGGGCGGGCATCGTGAAGGTTGGCCGCACCGCCGAATGGCCGACATGGACGCCGCCCGCCGAAATGGTCGCCCGCGATCCGAACGCCCGGAAATGGGCCGGCGGCCAGCCCGGCGGGCCGGACAATCCTCTGGGAGCACGGGCCCTCTATCTCTATCAGGGCGACCAGGACACGATCTACCGCATCCATGGCACCCCGGAGCCGTGGACGATCGGGCTTGACGTTTCGTCAGGGTGTATCCGGATGAACAATGACGACATCACCGACCTTCACTCCCGCGTCGCCGTAGGGGCGAAAGTTGTCGTCTTGATGCAGGGAGCTTCGCTCTACAAAGGAGTTTGACCGCCAATGTCCAGTGTCCACGCTTCCGGCTCGACGTCCCGAGTTGCGCCGCACCGCAACCGAGTGGCCATCTTTGCTGCGCTTTTGGCCACAATGCACGTTGTCGGCTGCCAGTCGGATGGGCCTGCACCGGACACGGTGCGCAATACCGGCCAAACCGCGCCGGCTGATCTGCAACTGACCTGTGCGTCGGCGGCTGCCACGCCACTGGGCGTCGACAGCGCCGCCGTCCTGCCCGTCAGTTCCTCCCAGATTGACGCCCAGACGTTCCAGGTCGTGCTGGAATCCGGCGGCGCCCGGGCAAATTGCGTTGTTGACACATCGGGAAACGTGATTTCGGTCCAAAGGGCCTAGGTCGCGTATAGTTCCACATTTTCTCGTTATAGTTTGTGAAAAGCGAAAGGAAGGGCACTCCTTGAGACTTGCCAGTGAGGTGCTATAATCAGTCGAGTCAAGTCAATGTATTAGTAAATCTTAATATTTTGGAATTTCCATTTTTTTGGTTTTGGCATTAATGGCTGCTGCCTTGGATAGCCAAGCTGGTGTGGCATTCCTGGACAGTTGTTAAGGGAGGCAAGCAATAGCCACCGTGGACGCTGTGCCCAAGACCCTGATGCAGAGATTTCTCGACGGCGTCGAGAGGGTGGGCAACATGGTCCCCCACCCGGTGGTCATCTTCCTCATCCTGATTGGCATCGTGATCGTTTTGTCGGCCGTGCTGGGCCTGTTTGGAACAGCAGTCACTTTCGAGCGCATAAACCCCGATACGCATGAGATCGAGGAGGCGAGCACAAGGATCCGTAGTCTGCTGAATGCCGACGGCATTCGCTTCATGTACGAGTCGCTCGTTCCCAACTTCATGGCCTTTACTGCGGTTGGCCTGATGGTTGCGGCCATGATCGGCGCCGGCGTCGCCGAGGAGTCGGGCCTGGTCACTGCGCTGATCCACAAGCTCGTCATGGTGTCGCCGCGCTGGGCCCTCACTTATATCCTGGCCTTTGTCGGCATATTGGCGAGCATCGCGGCGGATGCGGGCTATCTTGTCCTGATCCCTCTTGCCGGCATTGCCTATCTTGCCGTCGGGCGGCATCCCCTTGCCGGCCTTGCGCTAGGCTTTGCCGCCGTGGCTGGCGCGTTCACCGTCAACATGCTTATCAAGCCGCTCGACACCGTGCTCGTCGAGTTCACCAACGATGCGGCCCATCTCGTCGATCCCGATACATCGATCGGCCTGGCGTCGAATATCTGGTTCTCGATCGCATCGGTGTTGTTTCTGACGGTCATCATCGCATTCATTTCCGATCGAATAATCGAGCCGCGCCTTGGAAGTTACAACCCCGAGAACGCGTCCGAAGGCACGACGACAGACCAGAGCGCCATGCTCGGAGAGCAGGAGTCGCGGGGCTTGCGCTTCGCCGGCCTCGGACTGCTCGGGCTGATCGCGGTTTTCTGCCTTCTGACGATTCCCGAGTGGGCGCCGCTTCGCAATCCCGAGACCGATGAGTTGATCGGCAACTCGCCATTCATGAATGGCCTCATAACCCTTATCGTGCTGATGTTCCTGGTCACCGGCTGGGCGTACGGCATCGGCGCCGGCACGCTACGCACCCTGACGGAGGTGATCGGCGCGATCGAGAAGTCGATCAAGAACATGGGCGGCACGATCTTCCTGTTCTTCGTGCTGAGCCAGTTCGTCGCCTATTTCACCTATACCAATATCGGCACCGTGATGGCGCTCAGCCTGTCGGGCGTCCTGCAGGCGGCCAATATCGGCGCGTTGCCGCTGCTTCTCGGCTTCATCGTCGTGGTCGCGATCATCGACCTGCTGCTGACCGGTGCGATCGCGAAATGGGCGATCTTCGCGCCGGTATTCGTTCCGCTGCTGATGAAGCTCGGCGTCGACCCCGAGGCGGTGCTCGCGGCCTATCGCGTCGGCGATTCGCCGATGAACGCGATTACGCCGCTCAACGCCTATTTCGCGCTCGTGGTCGGCTTTGCCCAGAAATACGACAAGTCGGCGGGCGTCGGCACGATCGTGTCGCTGATGCTCCCCTACGTCGTATGGATTTTCGTGCTTTGGACGGTTCTTTTCGCGATCTGGAAAGCGTTGGGCCTGCCTTGGGGCCTGTGACGGCCGCTCGACTAGGGACGATTACGGACGATCGGAGGATGCCATGAGCAATAGCTCTATTCCACTCGATGTCGCGGCCGCGGAAGAGCATCTGATGCGGTTCCTCTCGGTCGAAGGCGTGACCGGGCGGGAAGCCAATATCGCAGCCGCTGTCAGCGATGCGCTAAGGAAAGCCGGCGTGCCGGGCTCGGCCATTCGTTTCGACGATGCAAACAAGCGCATCCCCTTGCCGACCGAGACCGGCAACCTCATCGTCGATCTGCCGGGCACGCGACCGGGACCGCATCTGCTTTTCTCCACCCATCTCGACACCGTGCCGCTCTGCGCCGGCGCCAAGCCCCGGCGCGAGGGCGGCCGCATCGTCTCCGACGGCACCACCGCCCTGGGTGGCGATGCCCGCACGGGCGTCGCTGTGCTTGTCGTCGTCGCCGAGACGCTCATCAAACACAAGCTTCCGCATCCGCCGATAACCCTGCTGTTCACGGTCCGCGAAGAAAGCGGCCTGCACGGCGCCCGCGAATTGAACCCGGCGGGTCTCGGCGGTCCGGTCATGTGCATCAATGTCGACGGCATGCTGGCCTCGGACCTCATCATAGGAGCCGTCGGGCAGGAGAACTGGGAGGTAGAGATCAAGGGCAGGGCCTCCCATGCAGGCGTTGCGCCAGAGAAGGGAATATCGGCGACGCTGGTCGGGGCCATTGCGCTGGCGGAGGCGCGCAGCGCCGGCTGGTTCGGCAAGGTGGTCAAGCCGGATGGACGCGGGACGAGCAATGTCGGCATCTTCGGCGGCAAGGAAGGCAAAGTAGCCGCCGGCGACGCTACCAACGTCGTCACCGACTACGCTTATATCCGCGGCGAGGCGCGCAGCCCCGACGCCGCCTTCGCCACGAAAATCGCCGAAGGCTACAAGGAAGCCTTCGCCAACGCCAAAGCGGCGGTCGTCGATCACGAGGGAGAAACGGCCGAGGTGAAGTTCAGCCACGTGGCGGCCTACCCTCCCTTCAAGCTGGAAGAAGACACCCCGATCGTGAAGCGCGCCACCAGGGCGCTCGCGATGCTGGGCATCGAGCCGACCTATCTGTTCTCCAATGGCGGCCTGGATGCCAACTGGCTCGACAGGCACGGCATTCCCACGGTCACCATCGGCGCCGGCCAGGCCGAGATCCATACCGTCAAGGAATATGTGAATCTCGCAGAATACGAGAAGGGCTGCCGTCTCGGGCTGCTCATGGCGACGCTGGAGGACCAGCGATAGCAAAAGCTTACGCACAACCGGTGGACATCCCGACCGCCAACTTCGGGACCGGCCTCGGCCGCTGCTTTCCATTGTCCCGCAAGGGTCGCATCCGCGCATCAGATACTGGGAGCACTCGAATGCCGGATTTCATACGGAGCTGAATTGAGTCCGATAGCCTACACCGGCGCCATCATCGCCGTCGCAGTCGTCCTGTTCGTCTCGAACAGACTGCCCGTAGTCATCGTCTCGATGCTGGTCGCATTGGCTCTGTGGGCGACCGGCGTGTTGACGATAGGCCAGGCGCTCGGCGGATTCGGCGATCCGGCGGTCATCTTCATAGCGTCACTCTTCATCGTCAGCGCCGGGCTCGAGATCACCGGCGTAACGGCATGGGCCGGCCAGCTTCTGATCCGTGGAGCCGGTGAAGAAAGCCGGACACGCCTTCTGGTGCTGACCATGAGCCTGGTGGCGCTGCTCACGGCACTGATCAGCGTCAACGGCGCGGTCGCGGCACTGCTGCCGGTGGTGGTCGTCATTGCGGTACGGCTCAAGCGGAACTCCTCGCAACTTTTGATGCCGCTGGTTTTTTCCGCGCATGCCGGTTCGATGCTCGCGCTGACGGGAACGCCGGTCAACGTCCTGGTCTCGGATGCCGGCAGTGACGCGGGCGTTGGCGGATTCGGCTTTTTCGAATTCGCGCTTGTCGGCGTACCGCTGCTCGCAGGCACGATGGCGATCATCATCCTTTTCGGAAAGCAACTCCTCCCCGAGCGCAACGGCGCGACGATGCCCTCGGATTTCAGTCGTCACGCAAGGACGCTGGTCGAGCAGTACGGCCTGGTCAGTGGCGTCTATCTGATGCGGGTGCGTCCGAACTCGCCCTATGTGGGAGCGCCACCATCGGCGGTCGATCTCGCTGCCTATCCGGAACTGAAGCTCGTCGCTGTCCAGGAGGGCGAAACGGGCAGTCCTCTGCGCAGGCCTTCGATCGCAGAAGGCGATCATTTGCTGCTGCGCGGCGAGGCGGCGGCGGCTGCCGCATTCGCCGGGGAAAAGCACCTTGCATTTCGCGAAGAGGCATCGGCCGGCAAAGGCGAAGAGACACTGTTCAATCGCAATTCGGGCCTCGCCGAGGTGGTCATCCCGCCGCGCTCCGGCCTGATCGGCCAAAGCGTCTTCCCGGGCATGGTCACCGAAAGCGGCGATCTTATCATTCTTGCCGTGCAGCGCGGAGGCGCGGAGATCGCAGCAGGCAGGGCAGCAAGCAATGCCGGCGGAATCAAACTGCAGGCCGGCGACACCATGCTGCTTCAGGGAACGTGGAAGGCTCTCGATTCTCATCTCAACGATCCCGACGTTCTGGTCGTCAACTCGCCCGAACTGGTGCGCCGCCAGGCCGTCCCGATGGGGCCGGGCGCACGCCAGGCGGTCGCGATCCTGGTAGCCATGGTTGTGCTGCTTGCGACCGGCATCGTCCCGCCCGCGGTTGCCGGCCTGTTCGCCGCCGGCGCGATCGTGCTGTCGGGGATCATGAGCGTCGAGCAGTCCTACCGCGCCATCGGCTGGACGACGGTGATCCTGGTTGCAGCCATGATGCCGCTGTCCACCGCCATGATGGAAACGGGTGCGGCAAAGCTCATGGCCGAGCACCTCGTGGATCTGGTCGGCGACGCCGGGCCGCTTGCCCTGCTCGCCGGCTTGTTCGTGCTGACCGCCATCATGGGGCAGCTCATCAGCAACACCGCGACCGCGCTGATCATCATCCCGATCGGCGTGGCGGCCGCGACGGCCATGGGCA is a window encoding:
- a CDS encoding glycine betaine ABC transporter substrate-binding protein, which translates into the protein MASTRLLRRSGVALGFLTALCGTGFAADLVVGMPNWPSGQASANIIKYGIEKKLGLDVEVREMGTLIIFAGLDSGEVDVHPEVWLPNLDSVVKKYVDERKSVQLSPKKVSATQGLCATRETTEKFGIKDVSDLKDPKKTSVLDTDGDGQGEVWIGAETWSSTPIERIRARSYGYAETVNLLEMPEDVGMAAVDAAAATNTPIVFYCYSPHHVFNLHEIVQLTEPKHDPAKWNIVLPGDNPANWLSKSSAPVAWAPSHFQIAFAAKTGERLPKVASFLSNIDFTPEEITEMSYALEVERQEPAAYAQQWVATHEDRLEVWSK
- a CDS encoding L,D-transpeptidase, with amino-acid sequence MAFLSQSRGRALGAKVAACLALGVAVFATLAYAAETQIFDPKTRKWVEYDRKKARSYYAAHKQVPEAFRRQIVKFRTAEKPGTIIIDGNQHFLYLVQPNFTAIRYGIGVGREGFGWAGIVKVGRTAEWPTWTPPAEMVARDPNARKWAGGQPGGPDNPLGARALYLYQGDQDTIYRIHGTPEPWTIGLDVSSGCIRMNNDDITDLHSRVAVGAKVVVLMQGASLYKGV
- a CDS encoding AbgT family transporter, which codes for MATVDAVPKTLMQRFLDGVERVGNMVPHPVVIFLILIGIVIVLSAVLGLFGTAVTFERINPDTHEIEEASTRIRSLLNADGIRFMYESLVPNFMAFTAVGLMVAAMIGAGVAEESGLVTALIHKLVMVSPRWALTYILAFVGILASIAADAGYLVLIPLAGIAYLAVGRHPLAGLALGFAAVAGAFTVNMLIKPLDTVLVEFTNDAAHLVDPDTSIGLASNIWFSIASVLFLTVIIAFISDRIIEPRLGSYNPENASEGTTTDQSAMLGEQESRGLRFAGLGLLGLIAVFCLLTIPEWAPLRNPETDELIGNSPFMNGLITLIVLMFLVTGWAYGIGAGTLRTLTEVIGAIEKSIKNMGGTIFLFFVLSQFVAYFTYTNIGTVMALSLSGVLQAANIGALPLLLGFIVVVAIIDLLLTGAIAKWAIFAPVFVPLLMKLGVDPEAVLAAYRVGDSPMNAITPLNAYFALVVGFAQKYDKSAGVGTIVSLMLPYVVWIFVLWTVLFAIWKALGLPWGL
- a CDS encoding M20/M25/M40 family metallo-hydrolase — its product is MSNSSIPLDVAAAEEHLMRFLSVEGVTGREANIAAAVSDALRKAGVPGSAIRFDDANKRIPLPTETGNLIVDLPGTRPGPHLLFSTHLDTVPLCAGAKPRREGGRIVSDGTTALGGDARTGVAVLVVVAETLIKHKLPHPPITLLFTVREESGLHGARELNPAGLGGPVMCINVDGMLASDLIIGAVGQENWEVEIKGRASHAGVAPEKGISATLVGAIALAEARSAGWFGKVVKPDGRGTSNVGIFGGKEGKVAAGDATNVVTDYAYIRGEARSPDAAFATKIAEGYKEAFANAKAAVVDHEGETAEVKFSHVAAYPPFKLEEDTPIVKRATRALAMLGIEPTYLFSNGGLDANWLDRHGIPTVTIGAGQAEIHTVKEYVNLAEYEKGCRLGLLMATLEDQR
- a CDS encoding SLC13 family permease; translation: MSPIAYTGAIIAVAVVLFVSNRLPVVIVSMLVALALWATGVLTIGQALGGFGDPAVIFIASLFIVSAGLEITGVTAWAGQLLIRGAGEESRTRLLVLTMSLVALLTALISVNGAVAALLPVVVVIAVRLKRNSSQLLMPLVFSAHAGSMLALTGTPVNVLVSDAGSDAGVGGFGFFEFALVGVPLLAGTMAIIILFGKQLLPERNGATMPSDFSRHARTLVEQYGLVSGVYLMRVRPNSPYVGAPPSAVDLAAYPELKLVAVQEGETGSPLRRPSIAEGDHLLLRGEAAAAAAFAGEKHLAFREEASAGKGEETLFNRNSGLAEVVIPPRSGLIGQSVFPGMVTESGDLIILAVQRGGAEIAAGRAASNAGGIKLQAGDTMLLQGTWKALDSHLNDPDVLVVNSPELVRRQAVPMGPGARQAVAILVAMVVLLATGIVPPAVAGLFAAGAIVLSGIMSVEQSYRAIGWTTVILVAAMMPLSTAMMETGAAKLMAEHLVDLVGDAGPLALLAGLFVLTAIMGQLISNTATALIIIPIGVAAATAMGISPRPVLMSMAVAAAASFLTPIATPTNLMVMGPGGYAFGDYWKLGLPLLIWFFVVAVFIVPLIWRF